In the Cylindrospermopsis raciborskii Cr2010 genome, TATACTTTTTCGTATTTCCAAGTAATAGCGATTCCAGGTCGCAATAGGGATAAAACCTGCACTTGCAGGTTTTTATCACATCATAGTTATTTGGAGAACTTACAATTTTTGGTTAACGTCATTATTCAAGTTCAATTTCACACCATTTTCACATGAACATTAATAACATTCTACAAGGAATTTGGGCTTTTTCCGCTTTGGGTTTAATTGTTTTAGTCTTGCTACATAGTCCCAAGGGTGATGGTATTGGAGCTATTGGTGGACAAGCTCAACTTTTTAGCAGTACTAAAAGTGCTGAAAATACACTCAATCGTGTCACTTGGGCCCTGGCAGTAATTTTCCTGGGTTTAACAGTGGTTTTAAGTTCTAACTGGTTGCCAAAATAGCGTACAATTGGTAGGAATTCACCAGTTTCCAACCGATTCTCTCCCGAAATATGGCTTACTACATCTCTACCCGGTTTTTGGACAAAATAGCCGTTCATATCACTAAAAACTTTCTCAATCTCCCAGGAGTGCGCGTTCCGCTGATTTTAGGAATTCATGGTAGAAAGGGAGAAGGAAAATCGTTTCAATGCGAATTGGCATTTGAAAAAATGGGCGTAGGTGTCACTCTCATTTCTGGAGGGGAATTAGAAAGTCCAGATGCGGGGGATCCAGCGCGATTAATTCGTCTGCGCTATCGAGAGACTGCGGAACTGGTTAAGGTTCGCGGTAAAATGTGCGTGCTGATGATTAATGATTTAGACGCAGGTGCGGGTAGATTTGACGAGGGAACTCAATACACTTAGTTGGTGAATATAATCCTAGGGGTTATCAAGCTCAATCCCCTGTCAAAGAATTACCGACTTTCCAATCTAATCATGATCACAATGACCAAAATGTTCCACATAACACTTTAGAAAATAGCCCGCCCTTAAGTCTGGTAACTCTAGACACCCAGGAGAAAATTCGTCAGGTTTTATCCCAGGGTTATAAGATCACTGTGGAATACGTTGACAAAAAACGATTTTCTATGGGATCTTGGCAAACTTGTGGCAACTTACATATAATTGATTATGCACAAGCAATTTCCGCTTTGGAATCTTGTTTGTTGGAACACGCCGGTGAATATGTACGCTTGGTAGTTATTGATCCTAAATTGAAGCGTCGAGTAATAGAAACTATTATTCAGCGCCCCTAGAAAAAAATCCAGGTTGCTATGGTAATGCTGGTGTAGGTTATAGGCTGTACAAGACTCATGTAGCTTTTGGTAAAACCCCATGATAAAGCTTTTCTAAACTGGTTATATTGTCACTGAGAGTATATTTTTCCAAAACGCGTTTTCTTGCTTTTTGACCTAATAGGGCAGTTAACTCTGGATGATCTTGAAATAAGGGTAAAAGAGTTCTAATTTGAGAGCGCACGGATCTCGTACTGATTACAACACCTGCTCCCTTTTCTAAAACT is a window encoding:
- the secG gene encoding preprotein translocase subunit SecG gives rise to the protein MNINNILQGIWAFSALGLIVLVLLHSPKGDGIGAIGGQAQLFSSTKSAENTLNRVTWALAVIFLGLTVVLSSNWLPK